DNA from Polyangia bacterium:
TCACCGTCGGCGTCGGCGGCCAAAGCACCTGCCGGAACCCCAAGGTCGATCATTCCGGTGCCGGCACCGACGGCGATGGTGGTGGTGTCGTCGCCGACGTGGACCAACGCTTCAACGGTCACCGCCTCGTCCGACGACAGGGTCACACCCAAGCAGCCCTCCGCCAGTGTGGCTTGCACCGTGGCCAGCGCGGGCGGCGTCTGGTCGGGCGCCGCCGCGGTGTTGAATTGACCGACGGTGCCCATCGGCACCTGCGTACCATCGTCGCGCACCAGCGGCGCCGTCACCATCACCTGACAGGTCGCGCCCGCGGGCAGCGCGCCGGCGACCGCCACCCGATAGCACACGCCGGCGCCGGCGCAGGGCGTCGGCTGCGCGGCGCCTTGCGACCGCACATCGCCGCCGGCGCCCGCGCAGACGTTCAATGCGCCGTCGGGCACCATCAGCGGCGCGGCGAAGCGAACCACCAGGCTGGCCAGGTTGGGAGGTACGTCGGTGGCGCCCGCCGCCGGATCAACCAACCCCGCGCCCGATGAGCCGACCGCGGTGCTGGCGCCGGCGTCGCGCGTTCGCTCGTCGGTGAGGTCGGTGTCCGGCGCGCAACCGGCAAAGGCTGCAAAAGCGATCACGATGATGGCGGTCGATCGGCTTCCGAAAGCAGCGCGTGGCGACATGCAAAGGTCTCGGAGGAGCCGCCGAATTGTTGCGCGTCGAGACCAATCGATCGGGCGCGGACCGGCTTCCCGTGCCGTGGCACAGTCGGTACTCGCAAAACAGTCACGCTTCCGACCGGCGAATTTGAGCCGTGGCCGAGAATCGGCAAGCTGCGGCGTCTATGGTCACGATGAATGGGTCGCCGAAGCATTGGCTGGTGGTCGCCATCGCGGCGACCGTGCCCACGAACCTGACCTGCCCCCCAACGCTGGTCAAACCGGATCCTCGACAAGTGGGCAGGGAGAACAACGGCGAGTTCGGTGGCAGCCTCTTCGCATCAAACCTGTCTGAGTACGCCGGTTACGTGAACTTCATCGGACAGGTTGCCGCCCAGGCCCACCCGCCCACGGGCGGCGATGGCAGCCGACCCTAAGAAGCACCTTCTTGTTGTGGACTCGGATTGTCGCAGGAGATCTCGACGGCGACTACGAGTCCAGGTTCTATCCCGAACGCACAACTTTTATTGG
Protein-coding regions in this window:
- a CDS encoding lamin tail domain-containing protein, with the protein product MIAFAAFAGCAPDTDLTDERTRDAGASTAVGSSGAGLVDPAAGATDVPPNLASLVVRFAAPLMVPDGALNVCAGAGGDVRSQGAAQPTPCAGAGVCYRVAVAGALPAGATCQVMVTAPLVRDDGTQVPMGTVGQFNTAAAPDQTPPALATVQATLAEGCLGVTLSSDEAVTVEALVHVGDDTTTIAVGAGTGMIDLGVPAGALAADADGDVTIRATDRAGNVSTAAPITIHTPPAAPPLVITEVLANPAGKEPDQEFVELRNLGEAPLNLQGLRIEDSRGGDMLPDATLAPGAYALVVGAAFDPFSTLDVPPRAGAVLVRLDTRIGADGLSNSGELVRLRGLGGADGPVISSYGGWVDVSATAWSGRSVRRAADDACDRTENWNHAPLAATPGW